Genomic segment of Nitrospirota bacterium:
GGGGGCGGGTGTTGTATGAACGCGTGCGCGGGCGGGATGACGACCCGGTTCAGGAGAGCGACGAGGTCAAGTCCATCGGCGAGCAGGAGACGTTCCTCCGCGACACGCTCGATTCCCAGACCCTGGTCGAGCACGTGAAAGGGATGGGCCGGGACGTGCTGAGCCGTCTGGAACGATCCGGCTATTCGACCTTTCGCACCGTGGTGGTCACGGTTCGTTTTGCGGACTTTGAAACCAAGGCCCGGTCGCACACGTTGCCGCAGCCCACGGCCTCATTGAAAGACTTGGAAGTGGAGGCCATGAAACTGTTCCTGCCGTTTTTGGATCGGCGCGAGAATCCGCGGCTCAAATTGATCCGCCTAATCGGGGTGCGGGTCGAAAAGCTGGGAAGACCGGCGACCGCCCAACCCTGACCCTCGATGTCGGCGCTTGCCTGAACCAGCACATAGGAAGTATGCTGCTGACACGAGGAGCTCGTCCGTGACGGATCCCCGACCTTGAAGAGAGCCCACGACTCGTTCTTCAACCTCTACACCCACAACTTCGTCCGGGTTGCGGTGGCCATCCCCGAGGTCCGCGTGGCGGACCCCGCATTCAACGCGGAGCAGACCATGGCGTTGATGCAGCGGGCCGCTGACCAGCACGCCATGCTCGCGGTGTTCCCGGAATTGGGGCTGTCCGCGTATTCGTGCGAAGACCTGTTTCAACAGCAGGCGCTGCTTGACGGGTGCCGCGCGGCACTGGCCGACATCGTGGCCGCGTCCCTGAAGCTCCCGGTGGTCATCGTCGTGGGGGTGCCGTTACACATCGATTCGCTGCTCTTCAACTGCGCGGCGGTAGTGCATCGCGGGCGCATCTTGGGCGTCGTGCCCAAGACCTATCTGCCCAACTACCGCGAGTTCTATGAAATGCGCCAGTTCGCGCCGGGGGATACGGCCGTCCGGGAGACCATCGCGCTGCTCGGTCAACGCGACATTCCGTTCGGCAACCGGTTGCTGTTCCAGGCCGACAACCATCCGCTGCTCGCCTTCCACGTCGAAATCTGCGAAGACCTGTGGGTGCCGATCCCGCCGTCGTCCTACGCCGCGCTGGCCGGAGCTTTGATTTTGATCAACCTCTCGGCGTCCAACAGCACCATCGGCAAGGCAGATTACCGACGGCAACTCGTGGCGAGCCAGTCCAGTCGCGGCCTGGCTGCATACCTCTACAGCGCGGCCGGATGCGGAGAGTCGACCACGGACCTGGCCTGGGACGGCCACGGCATGATTTACGAGAACGGCACCCCGCTGGCCGAGACCACTCGATTCGCCGAAGGGCCGCAGCTCATCACCGGCGACGTGGACCTGGACCGTCTCGCCCAGGACCGCATGCGCCAGACCAGCTTCGGGCAAGCGGTCCTTCGCCACCGCGAAGCGTTAGGGGCATTCCGCCCGATCCGGTTTGCAGCGGATTTGCCGCGCGAGGGACGCCTCCCGCTGGTGCGCCGGTACGAGCGCTTCCCGTACGTGCCGAGCGATCCGATGCAACGCGACGAGCGGTGTCGCGAGGTGTATGAAATCCAAGTGCAGGGGCTGGTGACCAGGCTGCGTGCCATCGGACCGGAGGTCAAGATCGTGATCGGCGTGTCGGGGGGGCTGGATTCGACTCAGGCCCTGCTGGTCTGCGCCCAGGCCATGGACCGGTTGAACCGCCCGCGAAGCCATATCCTGGCCTACACCATGCCGGGATTCGCGACCTCCAGTCGGACGTTGAACCAGGCGTGGCGGCTCATCAAGGCCGTGGGCTGCGCGGGCCAGGAGATCGACATCAAACCCAGTTGCCTCCGGATGTTCCAGGACATCGGCCATCCGTACGCCCAAGGCAAGCCCGTCTACGACGTCACCTTCGAGAACGTGCAGGCCGGGGAGCGGACCAGCCACCTGTTCCGTCTCGCGAACCAGTACGGCGGTCTGGTGGTGGGAACCAGCGACCTGAGCGAGCTGGCGCTCGGTTGGTGCACCTACGGGGTCGGCGACCACATGGCGCACTACGACGTGAATGCGAGCGTGCCCAAGACCTTGATCCAATACCTGATCCGCTGGGTCGCCAAGACCCACCAGCTTGGGACCGACGTCAGTTCGGTGTTGGAGGAGGTGCTGGCCACCGAGATCAGTCCGGAGTTGGTGCCCGGCGCGCGGTCCGAACCGCAGCCCACCCAGCGTTCGGAGGATGTGATCGGGCCGTACGCGCTGCAGGACTTTCATCTGTATTACACGTTGCGGTTCGGCTACCCGCCGCCCAAGGTGGCGTTTCTCGCCTGGTCCGCGTGGCATGCGCCGAAAGAAGGCGTGTGGCCGGACATTCCCGAGGGCGAGCAACGAGCCTACGGCATCGACGAGATCAAGCGCTGGCTGCGCGTGTTCGTCGAGCGATTCTTCGCGTCCAGCCAGTTCAAGCGGAGTTGTCTGCCCAACGCGCCGAAGGTGGGCTCCGGCGGGTCCCTCTCCCCGCGCAGCGATTACCGCGCGCCGAGCGACAGCGCCGCCACGGTCTGGCTGTCCCAGATCGAGAAGATTCCGGAGTCGGATTCGGAGTAGTCCGCGTGACTACCGGGCAGGCCGAGTCCTAACGCCCCTCTTCCAGATCCAAGAGATCCACCCAGGTCGTGACATCGGCACCCGTCACGCAGCAGAGCCCTTTTTCTGTTCCGGCGTCCGCACGGTCAGCACCGGGCAGGGCGCGGTGCGCACCACTCGCTCGGCCACGCTGCCCATGAAGGCGTGGCTGACGCCCCGTCGACCGTGCGTCCCCATGACGATGAGATCCGCGCCGGCCTTCTTGGCTTGAACCCCGATTTCCTCATACGCCGTGCCCTGCACGAGAACGCGTGACGCGGAGACGTGTTCTTTTTGGAGGTCCTGGACCATCTCGTCCAAGACCGGTTCGACCGCCGTCTTGATCAAGTTGTACACGTTCACTACCTGGAGCGACTCGGTCATGGTGTAGGTAA
This window contains:
- a CDS encoding NAD(+) synthase, with the protein product MKRAHDSFFNLYTHNFVRVAVAIPEVRVADPAFNAEQTMALMQRAADQHAMLAVFPELGLSAYSCEDLFQQQALLDGCRAALADIVAASLKLPVVIVVGVPLHIDSLLFNCAAVVHRGRILGVVPKTYLPNYREFYEMRQFAPGDTAVRETIALLGQRDIPFGNRLLFQADNHPLLAFHVEICEDLWVPIPPSSYAALAGALILINLSASNSTIGKADYRRQLVASQSSRGLAAYLYSAAGCGESTTDLAWDGHGMIYENGTPLAETTRFAEGPQLITGDVDLDRLAQDRMRQTSFGQAVLRHREALGAFRPIRFAADLPREGRLPLVRRYERFPYVPSDPMQRDERCREVYEIQVQGLVTRLRAIGPEVKIVIGVSGGLDSTQALLVCAQAMDRLNRPRSHILAYTMPGFATSSRTLNQAWRLIKAVGCAGQEIDIKPSCLRMFQDIGHPYAQGKPVYDVTFENVQAGERTSHLFRLANQYGGLVVGTSDLSELALGWCTYGVGDHMAHYDVNASVPKTLIQYLIRWVAKTHQLGTDVSSVLEEVLATEISPELVPGARSEPQPTQRSEDVIGPYALQDFHLYYTLRFGYPPPKVAFLAWSAWHAPKEGVWPDIPEGEQRAYGIDEIKRWLRVFVERFFASSQFKRSCLPNAPKVGSGGSLSPRSDYRAPSDSAATVWLSQIEKIPESDSE
- a CDS encoding universal stress protein, with the protein product MPTEQTTRFDVKTILVPTDFSDGAQTALDHATALAAVFGAKIVLLHVIETFTYTMTESLQVVNVYNLIKTAVEPVLDEMVQDLQKEHVSASRVLVQGTAYEEIGVQAKKAGADLIVMGTHGRRGVSHAFMGSVAERVVRTAPCPVLTVRTPEQKKGSAA